Proteins from a genomic interval of Zingiber officinale cultivar Zhangliang chromosome 1B, Zo_v1.1, whole genome shotgun sequence:
- the LOC121989214 gene encoding uncharacterized protein LOC121989214, producing MAAAVESFHFDGNGRACSSPYVSAPSSPERGARMAFDLFCHYNSAPTSPTRGASAVNAHFAGDALPPLSSALSSGVPFDWEEKPGTPKSRGSPNNDDHGGFAFDFGGRCGGGQQGSLADADELFEEGMIRPLKPPPRLQYPAEVGSVASSPRSPKPITRGLWSPRGRSDDFQFDPFTAAMVETTRESSGTWRKDPTATSFSRLRSLLKAASNSSVSEAATASPRLPNPSATGSDGGSKRSRLRDLLLLRSESEGRAAGNKYTLLSSDEKMAAGDAKNASFRSTDGWRVKSSEELRKKTAWPYRHRHGIFGCLRFNSAVLTLKANLCRRR from the coding sequence aTGGCGGCGGCGGTGGAGAGCTTCCACTTCGATGGGAATGGGAGGGCGTGCAGCAGCCCCTACGTGAGCGCGCCGTCGAGTCCCGAGCGCGGGGCACGGATGGCCTTCGATCTCTTCTGCCACTACAACAGCGCCCCCACCAGCCCCACGCGCGGCGCCTCTGCCGTCAACGCCCACTTCGCCGGCGACGCTCTCCCCCCTCTTTCCTCCGCCTTATCCTCCGGCGTGCCTTTCGACTGGGAGGAGAAGCCCGGCACGCCCAAGTCCCGCGGCAGCCCCAACAACGACGATCACGGCGGCTTCGCTTTTGACTTTGGCGGGCGATGTGGTGGCGGGCAGCAAGGCTCGCTGGCCGACGCCGACGAGCTATTCGAGGAAGGGATGATCCGGCCTCTGAAGCCGCCGCCTCGCCTCCAATACCCCGCTGAGGTCGGCAGCGTGGCGTCGTCGCCGAGGTCACCCAAGCCCATCACGCGCGGCCTGTGGTCGCCTCGCGGGCGGAGCGACGACTTCCAGTTTGACCCCTTCACGGCAGCGATGGTGGAGACGACGCGGGAAAGTAGCGGTACGTGGCGGAAGGATCCAACGGCCACCTCTTTTTCCCGCCTTCGGAGCTTATTAAAGGCGGCCTCCAATTCCTCTGTTTCGGAGGCAGCCACCGCCTCACCCCGTCTGCCGAATCCGAGCGCCACCGGAAGCGACGGCGGGAGCAAGAGGTCGCGGCTGAGGGACTTGCTTCTGTTGCGGAGCGAGTCGGAGGGACGCGCCGCCGGGAACAAGTACActctgctttcttccgacgaaaAAATGGCCGCCGGGGACGCTAAAAATGCGAGCTTTCGGTCGACCGACGGCTGGAGGGTAAAGTCGTCAGAAGAGCTGAGGAAGAAGACGGCTTGGCCATACCGCCATCGGCACGGCATATTCGGGTGCCTTCGATTCAACTCGGCAGTGCTCACCCTCAAGGCCAATCTCTGCCGACGGCGGTGA